The following are encoded together in the Mammaliicoccus vitulinus genome:
- a CDS encoding helix-turn-helix transcriptional regulator, with protein sequence MKNKVYEYRTDRKMTQSELSRLVNVSRQTINSIERYKFNPTLVLAHKLSQVFEVSIDELFIFEDDENIDVSEIRPNKKE encoded by the coding sequence TATCGGACGGATAGAAAGATGACGCAAAGCGAGTTATCTCGTTTAGTCAACGTGTCGAGACAGACGATTAATTCTATTGAGCGTTACAAATTTAATCCGACATTAGTATTGGCACATAAGCTTTCACAAGTATTTGAAGTATCTATAGACGAATTATTTATATTTGAAGATGATGAAAATATAGATGTTTCAGAAATACGACCCAATAAAAAGGAGTAA